The Anaerobacillus alkaliphilus genome contains a region encoding:
- a CDS encoding 50S ribosomal protein L25/general stress protein Ctc, producing the protein MATMLKATSRDDLKGSTLRKLRNQGNVPAVVYGKDIPNKTVSINEIEFLKTLKEAGKNGIIALTTEGESYEVITHDIQRGKLKGEFIHVDFYKVDMKSEMDANVPLHLVGEALGVKDGGIIQQTLYEISVRSLPAEIPEAIEIDISEMMIGDSLQVRDIKVSGNYQINNEPEEGIMSILAPALSNEPDEQQEKADKEEVQAEMENTAKEE; encoded by the coding sequence ATGGCTACAATGTTAAAAGCGACTAGTCGTGATGATTTAAAAGGTTCAACCTTAAGAAAGCTTCGAAATCAAGGGAATGTTCCGGCTGTAGTTTATGGAAAAGATATCCCAAATAAAACCGTATCTATTAACGAAATAGAATTTCTGAAAACACTTAAAGAAGCGGGGAAAAACGGGATTATTGCTTTAACTACAGAAGGTGAAAGCTATGAAGTAATCACCCATGATATCCAAAGAGGTAAATTAAAGGGAGAATTCATTCATGTTGATTTTTATAAGGTCGACATGAAAAGTGAAATGGATGCAAATGTACCACTTCATTTAGTAGGAGAAGCACTCGGAGTAAAGGATGGCGGAATTATCCAACAGACTTTATATGAAATTTCTGTTCGATCCCTACCAGCAGAAATCCCAGAGGCTATTGAGATTGATATTAGCGAGATGATGATTGGTGACTCTCTACAAGTTAGAGATATTAAGGTGTCTGGTAACTACCAAATTAACAATGAGCCCGAAGAAGGAATTATGTCAATCTTAGCCCCAGCGCTTAGCAACGAGCCTGACGAGCAACAAGAAAAAGCAGATAAAGAAGAAGTACAAGCTGAGATGGAAAATACCGCTAAGGAAGAATAG
- the pth gene encoding aminoacyl-tRNA hydrolase, with amino-acid sequence MKLIVGLGNPGAKYEDTRHNIGFRVIDELSKTFNIPLKQEKFKGVFGFETINGEKVFLLKPLTYMNLSGESVRPVMDFYKISIDDVVVIYDDLDIPPGKIRLRQKGGHGGHNGIKSLLAHLGTENFKRIRIGVGRPESGVAVANYVLGGFRADERQEVEEAVTQAVKACESWLSQDFLKVMNTFN; translated from the coding sequence GTGAAATTAATTGTAGGACTTGGTAATCCTGGCGCTAAATATGAGGATACCAGGCATAATATTGGTTTTCGAGTGATAGATGAACTATCAAAAACATTCAATATCCCATTAAAGCAGGAAAAGTTTAAGGGTGTGTTTGGGTTTGAGACAATTAATGGTGAGAAGGTTTTCTTATTAAAGCCCCTTACCTACATGAATTTATCAGGAGAATCTGTTCGCCCTGTAATGGATTTTTATAAAATTAGTATTGATGATGTTGTCGTGATCTATGACGATCTAGATATCCCACCGGGGAAAATTCGTTTAAGGCAAAAAGGTGGTCATGGTGGTCATAATGGAATAAAATCATTATTAGCCCACCTTGGTACCGAGAACTTTAAGAGAATAAGAATAGGTGTAGGAAGGCCAGAGTCAGGTGTTGCAGTTGCCAATTACGTCCTTGGTGGTTTTCGAGCAGATGAAAGGCAAGAAGTCGAGGAAGCGGTTACTCAAGCTGTTAAGGCATGTGAGAGTTGGTTAAGCCAAGATTTCTTAAAGGTAATGAACACTTTTAATTAA
- a CDS encoding anti-sigma-F factor Fin family protein, translated as MAIHYWCRHCGVNVGKLEEKRLDSEKLGFHQLDQSERTEMIQYDDNGNMHVNTICEDCHEALDRNPQYHENQTFIQ; from the coding sequence ATGGCTATCCACTATTGGTGTCGCCATTGTGGTGTTAATGTTGGGAAGTTAGAAGAAAAAAGATTAGATAGTGAAAAATTAGGCTTTCATCAACTTGATCAAAGTGAAAGAACTGAGATGATTCAATACGATGACAATGGAAATATGCATGTGAACACAATTTGCGAGGACTGTCACGAAGCTCTTGATAGAAACCCGCAATACCATGAAAACCAAACATTTATTCAATAA
- the mfd gene encoding transcription-repair coupling factor, with the protein MLGLKRFFLEDDDVRAVLDGVEAQLSEQMVSGLTGSARTLLLASVFEQTKRSQIVVTNNLFQAQKLYDDLVSLIGEEFVYLYPVNELISSEIAVASPEMRGQRIEVLNYLSQSKTGIIITPIAGLRRLLPPKEIWQHCQVKLRVGEDISIEETLKKLVQAGFQRTEMVSTPGDFSLRGGIIDIYPLTEEMPLRIELFDTEIDSIRFFDVDTQRSQKQVNEISIGPAQEVILYDEHFERGSQRLKAGLSSSIAKLKDGKAKESMVEQISYEIELLRGKHSFEGMYKYMSLYYENVTTLLDYLPQNGVIFIDEVSRVQEMGVSLDREEAEWQVALLSQGAIISDLKLSKHLNEIIEDTKKPIVYLSLFLRHVPHTSPKNIVNFNCKSMQNFHGQLNLLKSEVERWFKGNYKIVITTAEKERAKRIESILEDYKIAANVVETATELVNGSCQIFVGQLTGGFELPLQKLIVITEEEIFTKQTKKPKRKQKLSNAERIKNYSELKVGDLVVHVNHGIGKYLGIKTLEINGIHKDYLHITYAGNDKLYVPVEQIDQVQKYVGQEDKEPKIYALGGSDWKKVKKKVQSSVEDIADDLIKLYAEREASKGYAFSSDSIEQREFESSFPYEETEDQLRCIQEIKEDMERERPMDRLLCGDVGYGKTEVAIRAAFKAIMDGKQVAFLVPTTILAQQHYETIRERFSDHPINIGLLSRFRTRKEQNETLKGVKAGSVDIVVGTHRLLSKDVVYKDLGLLIIDEEQRFGVTHKEKIKQLKANVDVLTLTATPIPRTLHMSMLGVRDLSVIETPPENRFPVQTYVVEYNESLVREAIERELSRGGQVYFLYNRVEEIAQMADKISMLVPDAKVSFAHGKMNETELESVIIDFLEGNSDVLVTTTIIETGVDIPNVNTLIVYNADKMGLSQLYQLRGRVGRSNRVAYSYFTYQKDKVLTEVAEKRLQAIKEFTELGSGFKIAMRDLSIRGAGNLLGAQQHGFIASVGFDLYSQMLKEAIEERKGDKGEKVNRHQVEIDLNVDAYIPESYIVDSKQKIDMYKRFKSVETKEDIEDLQGEMIDRFGDYPQEVNYLFKISEIKLLAREERIETITDDNQQCSILLSEEESQRIDGMKLFELISKMSRDIAIGTVGTKIKINIKTKKLEPIKYLQVVEEILSKLWTVKKEDI; encoded by the coding sequence TTGTTAGGATTAAAGCGATTTTTTTTAGAAGATGATGATGTAAGAGCGGTATTGGATGGAGTAGAAGCCCAATTAAGTGAACAAATGGTCTCTGGTTTAACGGGCTCAGCAAGAACGTTATTATTAGCATCTGTCTTTGAGCAAACAAAGAGATCTCAGATAGTAGTTACAAATAATCTATTTCAAGCCCAAAAACTCTATGATGATCTTGTAAGTTTAATTGGAGAAGAATTCGTTTATTTGTACCCAGTAAATGAACTGATTTCCTCTGAAATAGCAGTTGCTAGTCCTGAAATGAGAGGGCAACGTATTGAAGTATTAAATTATTTAAGCCAGTCTAAGACGGGGATAATTATTACTCCCATTGCTGGTTTACGTAGATTATTACCACCTAAAGAAATTTGGCAACATTGTCAGGTGAAACTTAGAGTGGGTGAAGACATCAGTATAGAAGAAACACTAAAAAAGTTAGTGCAAGCAGGTTTCCAGAGAACAGAAATGGTGTCTACGCCTGGTGATTTTAGCTTACGTGGTGGAATTATTGATATCTATCCTCTAACTGAAGAAATGCCTTTAAGGATTGAGCTGTTTGATACAGAGATAGATTCGATCCGATTTTTTGACGTGGACACACAAAGATCTCAAAAACAAGTAAATGAAATTAGTATCGGACCGGCGCAAGAAGTAATTTTATATGATGAGCACTTTGAGAGAGGTTCCCAAAGACTGAAAGCGGGCTTATCTAGTAGTATAGCAAAGCTAAAAGATGGAAAAGCAAAAGAGTCGATGGTAGAGCAAATATCGTATGAAATTGAGCTTTTAAGAGGTAAACACTCCTTTGAAGGCATGTATAAATATATGTCACTTTACTACGAGAATGTAACAACATTACTGGACTACTTACCCCAGAACGGTGTTATTTTCATTGACGAGGTGAGCCGTGTCCAGGAAATGGGGGTAAGCCTTGATAGAGAAGAGGCAGAATGGCAAGTAGCATTACTTAGTCAAGGAGCAATCATCTCAGATTTAAAGTTGTCGAAACATTTAAACGAAATTATTGAAGATACAAAAAAACCTATTGTCTATTTATCCCTTTTTCTAAGACACGTACCACACACTAGTCCGAAGAATATTGTTAATTTCAACTGTAAATCAATGCAAAACTTTCATGGACAGCTTAACCTATTAAAAAGTGAAGTGGAGCGTTGGTTTAAAGGAAACTACAAAATTGTCATCACTACTGCAGAGAAAGAGCGGGCCAAACGAATTGAGTCAATATTAGAAGATTATAAGATTGCTGCTAATGTGGTAGAAACTGCAACGGAACTTGTTAATGGATCTTGTCAGATCTTTGTCGGACAATTAACAGGTGGATTTGAGTTGCCCTTACAAAAGCTCATTGTAATTACTGAAGAGGAAATATTTACGAAACAAACGAAGAAGCCCAAACGTAAACAGAAACTTTCAAATGCCGAACGTATTAAGAATTATTCTGAATTAAAAGTTGGCGATCTAGTAGTACACGTAAATCATGGGATCGGAAAGTATCTAGGAATTAAAACACTAGAAATTAACGGGATCCATAAAGATTACCTACACATTACTTATGCAGGTAATGATAAGTTATATGTTCCAGTTGAACAGATAGATCAAGTTCAGAAATACGTTGGCCAAGAAGATAAAGAGCCAAAAATTTATGCACTAGGTGGAAGCGACTGGAAAAAGGTCAAGAAAAAAGTTCAGTCTTCCGTTGAAGATATCGCAGATGACCTAATTAAGCTCTACGCAGAACGAGAAGCTAGTAAGGGCTATGCATTTTCTTCTGATAGTATTGAACAACGTGAATTCGAGTCTTCGTTTCCATACGAAGAAACTGAAGATCAATTACGCTGTATCCAAGAAATTAAAGAAGATATGGAAAGAGAAAGACCAATGGATCGTTTGCTTTGTGGTGATGTTGGTTATGGAAAAACTGAAGTTGCTATTCGTGCTGCATTCAAGGCTATTATGGATGGAAAGCAAGTAGCATTTTTAGTTCCGACGACAATCTTAGCGCAACAACACTATGAAACCATACGAGAGCGCTTTTCAGATCATCCGATTAATATCGGCTTACTTAGCCGCTTCCGTACTAGAAAAGAGCAGAATGAGACATTAAAAGGTGTAAAGGCGGGTTCAGTTGACATCGTTGTTGGTACCCATCGACTACTATCAAAAGATGTTGTTTATAAAGACTTAGGTCTATTAATTATTGATGAGGAACAGCGTTTTGGGGTTACTCATAAAGAGAAGATCAAGCAATTAAAAGCAAATGTTGATGTGTTAACGTTAACAGCTACACCAATCCCAAGAACGTTACATATGTCAATGCTAGGTGTTCGTGATTTATCTGTAATCGAAACGCCACCTGAAAATCGTTTCCCAGTTCAAACGTACGTAGTTGAATACAATGAATCTCTTGTTCGAGAAGCTATTGAAAGAGAACTAAGTAGAGGCGGACAAGTGTATTTCTTGTACAACCGGGTTGAGGAAATTGCTCAAATGGCGGATAAAATCTCAATGCTAGTGCCAGACGCGAAAGTTTCTTTTGCGCATGGAAAAATGAATGAGACAGAGCTTGAATCAGTTATCATAGATTTCTTAGAAGGAAACAGTGATGTATTGGTGACTACAACAATTATTGAAACTGGTGTAGATATTCCAAATGTAAATACCCTGATCGTTTATAATGCTGACAAGATGGGCTTGTCTCAGCTTTATCAGTTAAGAGGTCGGGTGGGTCGTTCTAACCGGGTAGCTTACTCGTACTTTACCTATCAAAAAGATAAAGTTTTAACAGAGGTTGCTGAAAAACGTCTTCAAGCAATTAAAGAGTTTACAGAGTTGGGTTCTGGTTTTAAAATTGCTATGCGAGATTTATCAATACGTGGAGCTGGAAACTTATTAGGAGCACAACAGCATGGGTTTATTGCTTCAGTAGGTTTTGATTTATATTCACAGATGTTGAAAGAAGCTATTGAGGAACGTAAAGGAGATAAAGGTGAAAAGGTTAATCGTCATCAAGTTGAAATCGACTTAAATGTAGATGCCTATATTCCTGAATCGTATATTGTTGACTCGAAGCAAAAAATTGATATGTATAAAAGATTTAAATCAGTAGAAACGAAAGAGGATATAGAAGACTTGCAAGGTGAAATGATTGATCGTTTTGGTGACTATCCACAAGAAGTCAATTATCTGTTCAAAATATCAGAAATTAAATTACTTGCTCGAGAAGAACGTATAGAAACAATTACTGATGACAATCAGCAATGTTCTATTCTTTTGTCAGAAGAAGAGAGCCAACGAATTGATGGTATGAAACTGTTTGAATTAATTAGTAAAATGAGTCGAGACATTGCGATCGGAACAGTTGGGACAAAAATCAAAATAAATATTAAGACAAAAAAGCTAGAGCCTATCAAGTATTTACAGGTAGTTGAGGAAATTCTATCCAAGCTATGGACTGTAAAAAAAGAGGATATTTGA
- the spoVT gene encoding stage V sporulation protein T translates to MKATGIVRRIDDLGRVVIPKEIRRTLRIREGDPLEIFVDRDGEVILKKYSPISELGDFAKEYAEALYESLNHIVLIADRDTYIAVAGGSKKDYANKSIGEIVEASMNERQSMVQTSKGEYNIVGDSTEDVTAYVVAPIVANGDPIGAVVMLSKNDKSMGDVEQKLSETAAGFLARQMEQ, encoded by the coding sequence ATGAAAGCTACAGGAATAGTACGTCGAATTGATGATTTAGGTCGTGTGGTAATACCAAAAGAAATCCGCCGAACGCTTCGAATTCGCGAGGGCGATCCTTTAGAAATTTTTGTCGATCGGGATGGAGAAGTAATTCTTAAGAAATATTCTCCGATTTCTGAGTTAGGTGATTTTGCAAAAGAATATGCCGAAGCACTCTACGAAAGCTTGAACCATATTGTTCTTATCGCTGATCGCGATACATACATAGCGGTAGCGGGTGGATCGAAGAAAGATTATGCAAATAAGAGCATTGGTGAAATTGTTGAAGCTTCTATGAATGAGCGACAGTCAATGGTGCAAACAAGTAAAGGTGAATATAATATCGTGGGTGACTCAACCGAAGATGTTACTGCATATGTTGTAGCCCCAATAGTGGCAAATGGTGACCCAATTGGAGCAGTAGTTATGCTTTCGAAAAATGACAAATCCATGGGTGACGTGGAACAAAAATTATCAGAGACTGCTGCTGGATTTTTAGCGCGACAAATGGAGCAGTAG
- a CDS encoding NAD-dependent epimerase/dehydratase family protein, with protein sequence MNILVIGGTRFIGIHIVDELLRKKHKVTLFNRGKTNADYFPTVERIVGNRDDDLSMLTNNHWDAVIDTCGYVPRIVQKSATTLAPVSDMYVFVSSISVYRDFSQLNIDEQAEVTVLENSNTEEVTGETYGPLKALCEQEVEKAFPGRALIVRPGLIVGPYDSTDRFTYWPMRVARGGEVLAPGSKNAPVQFIDARDLAAYIVSGIEQKVTGIYNVTGPKETLTFEGFLSTCRSVLNDDVSFTWVDDQFLAKNEVGHWIEMPLYIPEAMSGMLAANIDKALSTGLSFTSLEKTIQDTYQWDVERNIPVSDRKAGLAAEKEAVVLNAYLEHKK encoded by the coding sequence ATGAATATATTAGTTATTGGCGGTACGAGGTTTATTGGTATTCATATTGTTGATGAATTGCTTAGAAAAAAACACAAAGTAACGCTTTTTAATAGAGGAAAAACAAATGCTGACTATTTTCCTACTGTTGAAAGAATAGTTGGTAACCGTGATGATGATTTATCTATGCTAACTAACAATCACTGGGACGCTGTTATTGATACGTGTGGCTATGTACCAAGGATTGTTCAAAAATCTGCGACCACTCTTGCTCCAGTAAGTGACATGTATGTTTTTGTTTCATCGATTAGTGTTTACCGTGACTTTTCACAGTTAAATATAGATGAACAAGCGGAAGTTACAGTCTTAGAAAATAGCAACACTGAAGAAGTAACAGGTGAAACATATGGTCCATTAAAGGCTTTATGTGAACAAGAAGTTGAAAAGGCATTTCCAGGTAGAGCTTTGATTGTACGTCCTGGCCTTATCGTTGGACCTTACGATTCTACAGATCGATTTACATATTGGCCAATGCGTGTTGCACGTGGTGGAGAAGTTCTTGCGCCAGGTAGCAAAAACGCCCCAGTTCAATTTATTGATGCTCGCGATTTAGCTGCTTATATCGTTTCAGGAATAGAGCAAAAAGTAACAGGTATCTATAACGTCACTGGTCCTAAAGAAACGTTAACTTTTGAGGGTTTTCTATCTACTTGTAGATCTGTATTAAACGATGACGTGTCCTTTACTTGGGTAGATGATCAATTCTTAGCAAAAAATGAAGTTGGACACTGGATTGAAATGCCTCTCTATATTCCAGAAGCCATGAGCGGAATGCTTGCAGCGAATATTGACAAGGCCCTCAGTACAGGACTTTCATTTACATCTCTTGAAAAAACAATACAGGATACTTATCAATGGGATGTAGAGCGGAATATACCTGTTTCTGACCGAAAAGCTGGGTTGGCAGCAGAAAAAGAAGCGGTTGTATTAAATGCTTACCTAGAACATAAAAAATAA
- a CDS encoding putative polysaccharide biosynthesis protein, which produces MKFILKGKKLWQGAVYLSLAAIFIKVLSAIYRIPYQNIAGDIGFYVYQQIYPIYGVAIMLSTYGFPVIISKLLSERVYDRSVVLKNAFVGLSIISITAFILVYSQASRLAGIMGDEQLLLPLQTVSFIFIIIPLLSVLRGFFQGQEDMLPTAISQVTEQFSRVCVILLLTYVFIANGYGPYAAGTGAALGSIFGGIIGSVVLFIFYVRQKQTPIQKKSTNLSMKVITKIVLQGILICFSSLILIVFQFIDSITVLRVLVENGVEMELAKVAKGVFDRGQPLIQMGTVITTSFSLVVVPLIAKVSIEGRKDLIKKYSSLAFRVSFLIGAAAAVGLAVIIEPTNAMLFKDDSDSIVLAVMGLAILFTSIFLTTSAILHGLNLVYVTVIHVMVGIIVKGFLNFFLIPSHGTLGAAIATVVACAVCAWLNYYKLRREDVLAKVSPSRTMKIITSLVAMGALTYIWKEGTYLIFSEDYAHRLGYAAVAVSSMTVGAVTFLFLVIVTRLFTEEELEHIPKIQKLAARLQLRK; this is translated from the coding sequence TTGAAGTTTATCTTAAAAGGAAAGAAATTATGGCAAGGGGCAGTTTATTTGTCACTAGCAGCCATATTTATTAAAGTCTTGAGTGCAATTTATCGAATTCCATATCAAAATATTGCCGGCGATATTGGCTTTTACGTATATCAGCAAATATACCCCATCTATGGTGTTGCCATCATGTTATCTACCTATGGCTTTCCGGTAATAATTTCAAAATTACTATCAGAAAGGGTATACGACCGCTCAGTTGTCTTAAAAAATGCGTTTGTAGGTTTATCAATTATAAGCATAACAGCATTTATTCTCGTTTATAGCCAAGCATCTCGGCTAGCAGGGATCATGGGCGATGAACAGCTACTATTACCTTTACAGACAGTATCATTTATCTTTATCATTATTCCGTTATTATCTGTCTTAAGGGGCTTTTTTCAAGGACAAGAGGATATGCTACCAACAGCTATATCACAGGTAACAGAGCAGTTTTCTCGAGTATGTGTGATTTTATTATTAACCTATGTTTTCATTGCGAACGGTTATGGACCTTACGCTGCTGGAACGGGTGCTGCATTAGGATCAATTTTTGGTGGTATTATAGGTTCAGTAGTTTTGTTTATTTTTTATGTTAGGCAAAAACAAACACCCATACAGAAGAAAAGTACTAACCTTTCAATGAAAGTAATAACTAAAATTGTATTACAAGGAATACTGATTTGCTTTAGTAGTCTTATCTTAATTGTTTTTCAGTTTATTGATTCAATAACAGTGTTAAGAGTGTTAGTTGAAAACGGTGTGGAAATGGAGTTAGCTAAAGTTGCAAAAGGGGTGTTCGACCGTGGTCAACCGCTCATTCAAATGGGAACAGTCATTACAACATCGTTCTCTTTAGTGGTGGTACCACTTATTGCAAAAGTTAGTATAGAAGGAAGAAAGGACCTTATCAAGAAATACAGTAGTCTTGCATTTAGGGTTAGCTTCCTAATTGGGGCAGCTGCAGCGGTGGGACTAGCTGTTATTATTGAGCCAACCAATGCGATGCTTTTCAAAGATGACAGTGACTCGATCGTCCTTGCTGTTATGGGTCTAGCAATATTGTTTACGTCAATTTTCTTGACGACTTCAGCAATCTTACATGGCTTAAATTTGGTTTATGTAACTGTTATCCATGTAATGGTAGGTATTATAGTAAAAGGATTTCTAAATTTTTTCCTTATACCAAGTCACGGTACTCTTGGTGCAGCGATCGCTACAGTTGTTGCTTGTGCTGTATGCGCTTGGCTAAATTACTATAAACTAAGAAGAGAAGATGTACTTGCTAAAGTTTCACCTAGTAGGACAATGAAAATCATTACTTCTTTAGTTGCAATGGGAGCTTTAACATATATCTGGAAAGAAGGCACTTATCTAATTTTTTCAGAAGATTATGCTCATCGATTAGGTTATGCAGCTGTTGCTGTAAGCAGTATGACTGTCGGAGCAGTGACTTTTCTTTTCTTAGTTATTGTTACAAGGCTCTTTACAGAAGAAGAACTAGAGCATATTCCTAAAATACAAAAGCTTGCAGCTAGATTGCAGCTTAGAAAATAA
- the mazG gene encoding nucleoside triphosphate pyrophosphohydrolase: MAKIVVLGLGAGDLQQMPLGIYQKLIKSENVYLRTKEHPVVRELEKEGFTYHSFDSIYENNEQFSDVYQEITNQLLNLAKENDIVYAVPGHPFVAESTVQLLLEQAPTVNVAVEIKGGQSFLDNLFQAVQIDPIEGCQIVDGTALQKVELQIRHHMIICQVYDAFIASEVKLTLMELLPDDYEITVVTAAGSQHEQLLSVPLYELDRVTTLNNLTAVYVPPVKEENLLYRDFGKLREVIATLRGPNGCPWDQKQTHVSLKKYLLEEAYEVLDAIDEEDDDHLAEELGDVLLQVMLHAQIGEDEGMFTVDDVVAAITEKMIRRHPHVFEAGKLNNEDEVIQQWDEIKKQEKQESGQEVISLLAGVPKSMPALYRAAKLQKKAAKVGFDWQEVAPIWMKVQEEIAEFMNELKQNNTEKAFKEFGDVLFAFVNLARFYEIDPELALQSTNEKFYQRFLYIEQTLHERSLSFEDVDLAYLDAIWEEAKRM; encoded by the coding sequence ATGGCAAAAATCGTAGTCTTAGGTTTAGGTGCTGGTGATCTTCAACAGATGCCGTTAGGAATTTATCAAAAGTTAATAAAAAGTGAAAATGTCTACCTACGAACAAAAGAACATCCTGTTGTAAGGGAGCTAGAAAAAGAAGGATTTACTTATCACTCATTTGATAGTATCTATGAAAATAACGAGCAATTTAGTGATGTCTATCAAGAAATAACAAATCAGTTACTTAACTTAGCCAAAGAGAATGATATTGTTTATGCGGTGCCAGGACATCCGTTTGTTGCAGAGAGTACTGTGCAACTATTATTAGAGCAGGCACCTACTGTAAACGTGGCAGTTGAAATTAAGGGCGGACAAAGCTTCTTAGATAATCTATTTCAAGCGGTACAAATTGATCCAATAGAGGGTTGTCAGATCGTCGATGGAACAGCACTGCAAAAAGTCGAATTACAAATAAGGCATCATATGATCATTTGCCAAGTCTATGATGCATTTATTGCAAGTGAAGTAAAACTCACCTTAATGGAACTCTTACCAGATGACTATGAAATAACTGTAGTAACCGCAGCAGGTAGTCAACATGAGCAATTGTTATCGGTGCCGCTTTACGAATTAGATCGTGTGACAACCTTGAACAATTTAACAGCAGTTTATGTGCCGCCGGTAAAAGAAGAAAATTTGCTTTATCGAGATTTTGGAAAACTAAGAGAAGTGATAGCTACACTCCGTGGTCCAAATGGTTGTCCATGGGACCAAAAACAAACACACGTCTCATTAAAAAAGTACTTGTTAGAGGAAGCCTACGAAGTTCTTGATGCGATTGATGAAGAGGATGATGACCATTTAGCGGAGGAATTGGGAGATGTCCTTCTGCAAGTCATGCTGCACGCTCAAATTGGCGAGGATGAAGGGATGTTTACTGTTGATGATGTTGTAGCTGCCATAACAGAAAAAATGATTCGCAGACATCCACATGTATTTGAAGCAGGAAAATTAAATAACGAAGACGAAGTAATTCAACAGTGGGATGAAATAAAGAAACAGGAAAAACAAGAGAGCGGACAAGAAGTTATTTCACTACTAGCTGGAGTCCCGAAAAGCATGCCTGCATTGTATCGTGCTGCAAAGTTACAGAAGAAAGCCGCAAAAGTTGGCTTTGACTGGCAAGAAGTAGCTCCCATCTGGATGAAGGTCCAAGAAGAGATTGCTGAATTTATGAATGAACTTAAACAAAACAACACAGAAAAAGCTTTTAAAGAATTTGGTGATGTATTATTTGCATTTGTAAACTTAGCACGTTTTTATGAGATTGATCCAGAATTAGCACTTCAATCTACAAACGAAAAGTTCTATCAACGATTTTTATACATTGAACAAACATTACATGAAAGAAGTCTCTCGTTTGAAGATGTAGATCTAGCCTATTTAGATGCAATTTGGGAAGAAGCGAAAAGAATGTAG
- a CDS encoding RNA-binding S4 domain-containing protein: protein MRLDKFLKVSRLIKRRTLAKEVSDQGRITINDQVAKASSTVKVGDELKVRFGQKIVTVRIDDIKETSKKDEAANMYTIVGEEKLNTEENLF, encoded by the coding sequence ATGAGATTAGATAAATTTTTAAAAGTATCACGCTTAATTAAACGACGTACATTGGCTAAAGAAGTATCTGACCAAGGGCGTATTACGATAAATGACCAAGTGGCAAAGGCAAGTTCCACAGTAAAAGTAGGTGACGAATTAAAGGTTCGCTTTGGGCAAAAAATAGTTACTGTACGAATTGACGATATTAAAGAAACTTCAAAAAAAGATGAAGCAGCTAATATGTATACAATTGTTGGAGAAGAAAAATTAAATACAGAAGAGAATTTATTCTAA
- the yabP gene encoding sporulation protein YabP: protein MEHYEYGTPMGRDRKVKEHNITMRGRKHLDITGVKQVESFDNEEFLLETELGFLAIRGSNLHMKNLDVDQGIVSIEGKIFDLVYLDQQQNDKSKGFFGKLFK, encoded by the coding sequence ATGGAACATTATGAATATGGTACCCCGATGGGAAGAGATAGAAAGGTCAAGGAACATAACATTACCATGCGTGGCAGAAAGCATTTAGATATCACGGGGGTAAAACAAGTAGAAAGCTTTGATAATGAGGAATTCTTATTAGAAACAGAGCTTGGCTTCTTGGCAATCAGAGGTAGCAACCTCCATATGAAAAACTTAGATGTTGACCAAGGTATTGTGTCTATTGAAGGAAAAATTTTTGACCTCGTTTATTTAGATCAGCAACAAAACGACAAATCTAAAGGCTTCTTTGGGAAGTTGTTCAAGTGA